GACCAGGAGACGGCGTCGTGACCGGATACGGGAAGATTGACGGACGTCCAGTTTATCTGTTTTCACAGGATTTCACTGTATTTGGCGGTGCGCTAGGTGAAATGCATGCCATGAAGATTGCGAACGTCATGGACTTGGCTGCGAAGAATGGCGCACCTTTCATCGGTTTGAACGATTCTGGGGGCGCACGTATCCAAGAAGGAGTCGTTTCACTGGACGGGTACGGCGAAATTTTCTATCGCAATGCGATTTATTCAGGGGTCATCCCGCAAATTTCCGTCATTTTAGGACCGTGTGCAGGTGGGGCTGTATATTCCCCGGCAATCACTGATTTTGTATTTATGACGGACGAAACGAGCCAGATGTTCATTACAGGCCCGAAAGTCATTGAAACGGTGACAGGTGAAAAAATCTCATCCGAAGATTTAGGCGGTTCGAAAGTACATAATTCCATAAGTGGAAACGCTCATTTCCGTGGAAAAGACGAGAAGACGGTATTGGAACAAGTCCGGAATCTCCTGTCCTATCTTCCGCAAAACAATGATGAAAAGGCTCCTGTACTTGAAAGAGAATTTGAAGATGATTATCGTAACGATTTGGCGGATGTTGTTCCTTTTGAAACGATACGCCCATACGATGTCCGCAAAGTCATCGAACAAGTCGTCGACGAAGATTCGTTTCTCGAAGTGCAGGCGGAATTCGCAAAGAATGCAGTCGTCGGATTTGCCCGTATGAAAGGCGAATCTGTCGGATTAATATGCAACCAACCAAAAGTGATGGCTGGAGGATTGGATATTAATTCATCAGACAAGATTGCCCGATTCATCCGGACTTGTGATTCATTCAATATACCGCTTATTACGTTTGAGGACGTTACCGGATTCTTCCCAGGAGTGAAGCAAGAGCATGGGGGAATTATCCGTCATGGTGCAAAGATCCTTTATGCCTATTCCGAAGCAACTGTTCCGAAAATCACAGTCATTTTACGGAAGGCATTCGGTGGAGCGTATGTTGCTTTAAACTCGAAAGCGATAGGTGCGGACGTTGTCTATGCATGGCCGAACGCAGAAATTGCTGTCATGGGGGCAGAAGGTGCAGCAAACATCATTTTTGCCAGGGAGATTGCAAATAGTGAGGATCCGGATTCGACGAGAAACGAAAAAATTGAAGAATACCGGGCGAAATTTGCAAATCCGTATGTCGCTGCTTCCCATGGAATGGTAGACGACGTTATAGATCCTAGAGAGACGCGGATCAAACTTTTACAGGCGCTTGAAATGATGAGGAATAAGCAAGAGACGAGACCTAGAAAGAAACATGGCAACATCCCATTGTAACGGAACGAAAGTGAAGGAGAGATGCATAGTGAATGTACAACGGCTATTGGATGAGTTTTTTGAGCTTGTACAAATTGATTCCGAAACGAAGCATGAAGAAGGAATTGTCACAGTATTAAAAGAGAAAATGGAAAACCTCGGATTCACGGTTGTGGAAGACGACTCTAAAGATGTGACGGGACACGGTGCGGGAAACTTGATTGCAACATTGAAGGGAACAGTAGATAATGCTGATTCAATTTATTTTACTTGCCATATGGACACTGTCGTTCCCGGTAAAGGGATTAAGCCGGAACTGCGTGAAGACGGGTATGTTTATTCGGATGGCACGACTATTTTAGGGGCGGACGATAAGGCTGGGATTGCTGCTCTATTTGAAATGGCAAGAGTGTTGAAGGAAGAAGGCAAGCCGCACGGCGATATCCAATTTATCATTACCGCGGGAGAAGAGAGTGGACTTGTCGGAGCAAAAGCGATGGATCCGTCACTGCTGAAAGCGAAGTATGGCTATGCTGTCGATAGTGATGGCAAAGTGGGTGGTATTGTTACTGCTGCCCCTTATCAGGCGAAACTATGGACGACAATCCATGGCAAGACGGCTCATGCAGGAGTAGCGCCTGAAAAGGGAGTTTCAGCGATCAATATCGCTGCTAAATCGATTGCTGCGATGACACTTGGCCGTGTGGATTCAGAAACGACGGCAAACATTGGTCGTTTCGAAGGTGGACAAGCGACAAATATCGTCTGTGACGAAGTCCGTATTTTAGCAGAAGCCCGTTCCATTAATTCCGATAAGCTCGAGAAACAGACTGTCCACATGGTTGAAACGTTTAAAAAGACGGCAGCTGCTATGGGCGGCAAGGCTGAAACGGAAGTGAAGCTCATGTATCCGGGCTTCAGCTTCAATGATGACGCGGAAGTCGTGCAAACGGCAATGGAAGCGATACGTAATGTCGGCAGAGAACCTAAACTCATGACGAGCGGGGGCGGAAGCGATGGCAACGTATTTAATGGGATGGGAGTTCCAACAGTGACATTGTCGGTCGGCTATGAGGAAATTCATACAAAAAATGAGCGGATGCCAGTGGAGGAATTGAATAAGCTCACTGAATTACTGATTGAAATAGTTCGCATTGCTGCGACGAAGGGGGCTTGACCGTTGAGCGACTTGAAAGCGGTAATCATTCAATGCGGGCAAGAGGAATATGCTTTGCCTGTAGATACTGTCGTTTCGATTGAAAAACTTGAACGGGTAAATCCGATTCCACATCTGCCAGAGTATATGCTTGGGTTGATGAAAATCAGAGGTGAATTGGTGCCGATCTTGGACTTTCAGCAGATCCTTTACGGCAATTCGGCGAAAGATGATCCGAATGCTAGAATTGTTGTCGTGCAAACCGAAAATCTATTTATTGGATTACTCGTTCTTGATGCAAAAGAGATCTTGGATATCCCGGAGAGCAAATTGACTTCATCCGGCTTGATGGCCTATTCTAGAACGCCATATTTCAAGACAGTCGCCAATCTGGAAGATCGGATGATCACCGTTGTCGATGCTGAAATACTATCACGGACGTTGACAGGGATGGATGAAATCGGGGAATACGTGCAAGCAAAGCGTATGCAAGAAAAATAATGTAGAGCCGGATGGCTGCATCCATCCGGTTTTTTTAATGAAGTGATGGAGGTGAGGCAAGTGACAACTGTCCCGAATGCACAGGCGAAAGTCATCCTTCATCTTGATATGAATAGCTTTTTCGCTTCCGTTGAGCAAGCGCATGATCCTAAATTGAAAGGGATACCGATGGCGGTTGCTGGAAATCCTAAAGAGCGGCGGGGCATCCTCGTCACATGCTCATACGAGGCGAGGGCGCTTGGCATTTACACGACGA
The genomic region above belongs to Sporosarcina sp. Marseille-Q4943 and contains:
- a CDS encoding chemotaxis protein CheW; the encoded protein is MSDLKAVIIQCGQEEYALPVDTVVSIEKLERVNPIPHLPEYMLGLMKIRGELVPILDFQQILYGNSAKDDPNARIVVVQTENLFIGLLVLDAKEILDIPESKLTSSGLMAYSRTPYFKTVANLEDRMITVVDAEILSRTLTGMDEIGEYVQAKRMQEK
- a CDS encoding M20/M25/M40 family metallo-hydrolase: MNVQRLLDEFFELVQIDSETKHEEGIVTVLKEKMENLGFTVVEDDSKDVTGHGAGNLIATLKGTVDNADSIYFTCHMDTVVPGKGIKPELREDGYVYSDGTTILGADDKAGIAALFEMARVLKEEGKPHGDIQFIITAGEESGLVGAKAMDPSLLKAKYGYAVDSDGKVGGIVTAAPYQAKLWTTIHGKTAHAGVAPEKGVSAINIAAKSIAAMTLGRVDSETTANIGRFEGGQATNIVCDEVRILAEARSINSDKLEKQTVHMVETFKKTAAAMGGKAETEVKLMYPGFSFNDDAEVVQTAMEAIRNVGREPKLMTSGGGSDGNVFNGMGVPTVTLSVGYEEIHTKNERMPVEELNKLTELLIEIVRIAATKGA
- a CDS encoding acyl-CoA carboxylase subunit beta, which codes for MDIYDKINELYDRKREIELGGGDERIAKQHEKGKLTARERIDLLLDEGSFVELNPFVIHRTRDFGMDKQMGPGDGVVTGYGKIDGRPVYLFSQDFTVFGGALGEMHAMKIANVMDLAAKNGAPFIGLNDSGGARIQEGVVSLDGYGEIFYRNAIYSGVIPQISVILGPCAGGAVYSPAITDFVFMTDETSQMFITGPKVIETVTGEKISSEDLGGSKVHNSISGNAHFRGKDEKTVLEQVRNLLSYLPQNNDEKAPVLEREFEDDYRNDLADVVPFETIRPYDVRKVIEQVVDEDSFLEVQAEFAKNAVVGFARMKGESVGLICNQPKVMAGGLDINSSDKIARFIRTCDSFNIPLITFEDVTGFFPGVKQEHGGIIRHGAKILYAYSEATVPKITVILRKAFGGAYVALNSKAIGADVVYAWPNAEIAVMGAEGAANIIFAREIANSEDPDSTRNEKIEEYRAKFANPYVAASHGMVDDVIDPRETRIKLLQALEMMRNKQETRPRKKHGNIPL